The Pelobates fuscus isolate aPelFus1 chromosome 2, aPelFus1.pri, whole genome shotgun sequence genome has a segment encoding these proteins:
- the LOC134586148 gene encoding alpha-1,4-N-acetylglucosaminyltransferase-like, translated as MLRALKIFSFLLSVISFGYFFRETIKQNSIHLSYFKLLENTTFKTSKQITIQMKYVIFQESPRTTSSNTGTTNSEQITQDDIATEGDGIPTLSATSKLLNTESLIYNNVNLSYILRLGNGIIFLETGNRTPSSLVLCAIESAARVYHDRPVVFFINGLSEINSADDKDSAQRRIQILSSFPNMYIFPLKLEEVFKDTPLLPWYERINSTLQLHWPHITADGCRLALIWKYGGIYMDTDIISIRSIPENNFLAAQFSQDSSNGIFGLSPHHNFTWSGMEDFVKNYNGAIWGHQGPQLFTRVLKKFCDIPKFTAVEDVNCGNISFLHPQRFYPISYPNWRRYFQTWDKFPTFNDSYALHLWNKMNKEHRTMVPGSNTLVEHLYQQHCPTTYGALRRNESNIL; from the exons ATGCTAAGAGCTCTAAAGATATTTTCCTTCTTACTCTCTGTGATATCGTTTGGATACTTTTTTAGAGAAACCATTAAACAGAACAGCATACATCTCAGCTATTTTAAATTGCTAGAAAACACAACTTTTAAAACTTCTAAACAAATCACAATTCAAATGAAGTATGTAATATTTCAAGAATCACCAAGAACAACCTCTAGCAACACAGGTACGACAAATTCAGAACAGATAACTCAGGATGACATTGCAACTGAAGGAGATGGCATCCCTACCTTGAGTGCCACAAGTAAATTGTTGAATACAGaaagtttaatttacaataaTGTGAATCTATCATATATTCTACGACTAGGCAATGGTATAATATTTCTCGAGACTGGAAACAGGACACCATCTTCCTTGGTGCTATGTGCAATTGAATCAGCTGCACGTGTATATCACGACAGGCCAGTAGTTTTCTTCATAAATGGATTATCTGAAATAAATTCAGCAGATGATAAGGATTCAGCACAAAGGAGAATCCAGATTCTCTCATCTTTTCCAAACATGTACATCTTCCCTTTAAAACTAGAAGAAGTGTTTAAGGATACACCGCTTTTGCCATGGTACGAAAGG ATTAACAGTACTCTTCAACTCCATTGGCCCCACATAACTGCAGATGGCTGCAGATTGGCCCTTATATGGAAATATGGAGGTATTTATATGGACACAGACATCATCTCTATTCGATCCATTCCAGAAAACAACTTCCTTGCAGCACAATTCTCCCAAGATTCAAGCAATGGTATTTTTGGACTATCTCCACATCACAATTTTACTTGGAGCGGCATGGAAGATTTTGTGAAGAACTATAATGGAGCAATATGGGGACATCAAGGTCCTCAGCTTTTCACACGTGTCCTGAAGAAATTTTGTGACATACCAAAGTTTACAGCAGTCGAAGATGTCAATTGTGGAAATATCTCCTTCTTGCACCCACAACGCTTCTATCCTATTTCATACCCTAATTGGAGAAGATATTTCCAGACTTGGGACAAGTTTCCAACATTTAATGACAGCTATGCACTGCATCTCTggaataaaatgaataaagaacACAGGACTATGGTACCTGGGAGTAACACATTGGTAGAGCATCTCTACCAACAACActgtcccaccacatatggagctCTTAGGAGAAATGAGAGTAATATTCTTTAA